GACTCCCAAAGCATTTAAGAGGCCCTGGCAAATATTCATGAGTTCACCGAGCTGCGTCAGGTTGTTGCTCTCAATGGCCTTAACGCCTTCGAGGGTAAGCCCGTCAATTTCTGCAAAAATTCGTTCATACAAAAATCGGTTATTTTCCCAGTTGTTTCGTACCTTAGTGACCATGGTCGCCGTGAGGCTTTCCGTGCCACTTAAACCGATTACGATTGGTATCGGCTTCGGGGAGAAAATTTCCTTCATCACCGGCGGATGGCCCTTTTTGTAGAGCATAAACTGGCGATAGGTTGCTAAGGTGTTGTCGATGCCCGATGGCGTGCCGCCGTGAGCCAGCTTCTCAACATCGAATGCAATACCGTTCACATCGGTGTCGGATAGATTCAGCTTATAACGTTGGTCGAGCGCCCGAATAACACCGACAGCCAACGCAGCGGATGCACCCAAGCCCATTGCACGAGGAACGTGTGGCCAAACCTCAATCGACATCGATTCTTCTTTAAGGTGAAGTCTTTCAAGTATTAGGTCCAGCGATGCGCTCAACGAGTTCTCACGCTTACCATTCAGCATAACCCGCTGCTCTACACCCCAACGTGGGATGGTTAGATTCACGCCATCGTCGTAGTCTTTGATTTGAGCTTGAATGTTAAGCTTTACAGGCGCGGCAATGGCATGGCTGCCATAAACAACCGCATGCTCTCCTAGCAGAATCACCTTACCGTAACCGGCACCACGTGTTTCAGGCACAAGTTCTGACTCAATTCGAAATGCACCGCTCAAGTCAGCTCCAGGACCCAGTTCGATATCTCGGATGATATCTTTGGCTTTCCAGATCTTGATTTCACCACTGGCCACCAGCTTGTCGACAACTTTATCAAAGTTGTCAGGCGTTGCCCCAGCAGTCATTGCAACGCTGCGTGCATGCAAGGTCATATGACCACGTTGAATGCCATCGGTGCTTAGAGCGCGCAGTGCTGAGAAGTTCTGGGCCAAGCCCACAACGGCCATGAGTTCTGCCAATTCTCTTGCCGACTCGACACCGAGAATTTCGTGAGCGACTTTAACACCGGGGTTGGACTGCAAGCTGCCACCGACGGTACCGACCTTGAGAGGTAAGCGGATACCTCCGACGAGGTTTCCTTCGTCATCTTTGGTCCAGCTGGTTAAGCAGGTGTAGGTGTTACCACGCCCGGCGTATGCATGAGCCGCGGATTCAATAGCTCGCCAATCGTTACCTGTAGCGATTGCCACAGGGTCGATGCCGTTCATGATTCCTTTGTTGTGCGTTGCTGCCCGGTAGGCATCAACAGCCGCAAAATCGTTGGCAAGGATGATACCGTCACGAACCGACTCGCCGGAGTAACCTTTGCCTTCCAAGAGTGAAACCGGAATCTTACAACTGGCACTCACCATCGCGCGGTCAGTTAAATTCGAGAGGATGCGAAGAAATACGGTTCCACCGGTCATTTCTTCCACGAGAGTTGCAACGCCTTCACACATCGTGTTGACGAGGTTTGCACCCATGGCATCACAGGTATCGACCAAAAGTTGTGCAACCACCATGTCACCGCGGGCAGAGGCCGAAGGGTGAATGATAACTTCCATGTCTTTTGCACCGCCGCCGCGTGCCACCATGTTCGGGTGCAGGCTGTTGGCGAGATTCAAAATCTTGTCTTTATTTTGTAGAAGGATTTGGCGAGCGCGGGCAGGATGCGTGATGTCCACGACCTGAATCTGACCCATCATCAGCGGCTTTTCGCTGTGGGCTTCGAAGCCGCCGTTACCTCGTACGAGTTTTGCAGCTGAGCTCAGCGCCGCAATGATGGACGGCTCTTCGACCACAAGCGGGACGATGTAGGGCTTGTCGTTGATGACGAAGTTAAGGCCCAGGCCCATGGGGAGCCCAAAAACGCCCACCACATTCTCGACCATACGGTCAGCAGATTCGACGTCGAGAGTAGCCACTCCGTCCATCAGGGTGTGATAGCTGTCTTCACTCAGTACCTGACGCTCATAAAGTAGGCGTAAGCGTTCAGAAACACTGTATTTATAGAAATTTGGTAAACGCGATTTGTCCATCTGTCGCTCCTGCTCAGGCTTATATGCCCCAGATTTGGAAGCCACAAGGGAAGAGAACACCCCTGACGCAGTGAATTATTGTAAATTTTTTCTTTACGGAGTCTCTAACCGCACACCCGATGAAGAAATTCCCAACTCAGTCCAGCTCGCTCCAAGCTTTTCTAGCTCGGGCCGTAAATCGTTCAACGTACTTTGTTGCTTGCTGAAAATCAGTCCAAGATCTCCACCACCCGCTCCAGATGGCTTGTAAGCAAAGCCATTTCCAATACTTAGGTCGCGGACACGGCGATGGGCCTCTGAGATGATGTCTGCTCCGCTCACCTGGCCCAAACGATCCATGAGCCCACAATACGAACTGCACCCCGTACGAACGCCGGCTAAGTCGTCACACTGACTGGCTGCGATCACACTTTTTGAAACCGTGGCCATTTCACCTATCAATGATGCGAAGTGCTCGGGAGCACCCTTTCGATAGGTATTCACTTTACTTACCAAATCCGTTGTAGAGGCTGAGTTGCCCACAAATACGGGAGCCATTGCAGGCCAATGTAAGCGCTCGAGTTTACGAGGAACCACTGAATTTCCCGGTTCAACTTCATCAAAAGCGACCAAGCCACCAAACACGCTGGCCGCGATATCTAAACCGCTGCCGATACCGCCCTGCATCTTCTGGTGAATTTTATGGGCTCGCTGAAACAATGGCAGCGCCTGGGTCTCTTCGTCTTTGCTGTTTACATAAGCCTGCATAGCCCGTGTTAGCGCAACGGTTACGGCTGCACTGGAACCCAGTCCCAATTTAAAACCGTTTTGTTCTTGAACAAATCCCGAGGTATCGATCGAAATCCGAAGTCCGCTTTCCAAAAGGCGAGGTTCAAGTTGCGTCGCAAAATGCTCAGCAACAGCGCTCACCACTTTGAGACTATTGGGAAGTTCTTGGCCGTCAGTCGTTTGAGCAATACCACCTCGAAGCTCCATAGCAGAGTTATCCAACCCTACATCTGGAGCGTGCACTAGGATGCCCGTCTCACCATTGGTCTCTAGAGTAACTCTGGCTTCCCGATTAACTGCACACACCAGCGCCGGCGCACCGTGCAGCACTGCATATTCTCCAACAAGAATCATCTTGCCCGGAGCCACCGCTTCTATGGTCACGACGTTTCCTCAAGATGGCATGCACCCATACCCATACCGGTCGCCAAGATATCTTCAACGCCGGCCACACTTCGCATCGCTTCTTCAACGCGCGCTGCATGTTCAGGCAAGCATATTGCCTTCACTTGAGGACCGGCATCCATGGTGTAGCACACACCAATCCCCTCTTTGCGCAAAGACGTAAGGACGTGCATCAGTTCAACGGTTACGCCATTCCAGAAAATCAATGACGGCCGAGTCGACATCATCACCGAGTGCATTTTGAGAGTGCTGGATTCCGTAATCTCAGCCAGACGTTCAAAGTCTTTCTCAGCAATCGCATCGCGCATGGAGTTTAAGTCCGCCGGATGAGTATCCACCCACGATTTATAAAACGGAGATGTCTTGGCACTGCTTAACATGCCCTCAGTTGAACCTACAGACTTGCGAGCCTTGCTCGTGATGCCAACCACCACCTGAAGTGGCCAATGTTCCCGCGAGGCAAGCTGATAGGCATTGCAGTCTTCTCCGTTGGTCTTTTTGCCACGAGACATTTCCACAAAGCCGCCGAAGATAGAACGCGCAGCACTTGCCGAACCCTGCCTCGATAAAGAAGAAAGCCGAGCGTCATCTAGATTCATTCCAGCTGCCCGCGTAGCCGCCAGAGCCAAAGCTGCAAATCCCGATGCCGAACTCGCGAGGCCCGCGCCTGTTGGGAAATTATTCGTACTGGTGACCGTTGCGAAACACGAAAGGCCCGCCATCTCACGGATCGTTGCGAGAAACTCTGACACACGTTTGGAGTCTTCGGGTCGTTCTTCACCATTGAGTATCAAACGGTCATGAGTAAGGCGCATGTCAAAATGAACGGCAGTCTCTGTGGTTAAACCTTCCAAGGTCAGAGAGATACTGCCTACATCAGGCAAGTTGAGCTTTACCTGGCGCTTGCCCCAGTATTTCACCAAAGCGATGTTTGCATGAGCTTTGGCTTTCGCCCGCATCGTATCATTCATATTCGCACCAATACTGCCCGCACCGGGGATGCATCTGCTTGCGCCAACTTAAGCGGCAAAGCAATCAATGTGTAAACGCCGTCCTCGACATGACCGAGCACAACACCCTCTAAGATCGATAGGTTTCTTTTGGCGATGGCATTATGGCTAAGAAGTTTCCGGTCCTGACAAAGGTCCACCGAGGGAGTGTCCAATCCGACGAGCCGTACGCCTTTCTCAAACAAAAACTCAACAACCTCTGGAGAGAGGCTGGCAAAGTCTTCGTTAAAATCATTTGGGTCCGGGAATGTAAGCGTCTTGAATAGAACCCGCTCTGCCTGAATCTCAACCTTGATATGCGAAGGGACAATGCGTTCTCCGCGCGCAACATCGACCGTAACGATTTGGCAGGGCCCATAATAGGGGTCCAAATCACGTTCGGCGATCGATGCACCATCCTTGGCATAATGATTGGGAGCATCACAGTGCGCTCCCACATGAAGGGTGGTGGTGATTGAACTCAGAGTTAAATTATCTCCCGACTGCATATCGAGAGCGACCTGCCGGCTGAAGGCCACATCTCCAGGCCAGACAGCCACATCGGGAGAAATCAAAGGCGAGATATCGATAAATTCCGGCATGACTGATTATCCAGCTTGTCTCTCTTTGATTAGGGCGTCTACTTTCGCAGGCACGTGCTCCATAAACGCGCGCATATTACTCATCACGCGTTCGTTGTCGTGGTTGAAAAAGTCAAACCACAGCATCAGCCGGTCATCCGGGTGAAAGCGCTCTACCATCTGCATCGCGATGTCTTCGGCATTGCCAATCAGGGCATTGTGCGATGCTTTTTCAACTTTCGCGGGATCTAAAGTACCTTCGAGAGCCGTCCAATAGGTACCAAGAGCCGAATGCGCCTCTTCTTTGGCTTTCTCTCGCCGCTCATCTGAGCTCAAACCTTCCTGCTCATTGATGAATACGAAAACAGTTCGGGGCATGTGCCCACGGTCCCAGGCACCACCGTCTTGGTGATAGGCCTTCGCAAGACGTTCATGAGTTTTCTCAATGATTTCAGGTGAAGTAATCGACAAGTTAAACACTTGAACCGGTGCCCACTCTTGCACTTTTTCCTGCAAAGCTGGGTCGTGGCTGCCAATCACGAGCTGTAAGAGCTCTCGGCGAAATGCTTGGGGGATAATCTTTAACTTCTCGAATTCCCAGCGGCGATCGAGCGCGATCGATTCGGTGGCCTCTCCATGCGCATCCAAGACTTTTTGCCAGTCTTCATCGCTGCGAAAATCGGCCCGCGTAAGCGTTGGTGCATCCATCTGATCGCTGCTCAGAACTTCGCCCTTTAACAAGCGCAAAAAGATCTCGGC
This is a stretch of genomic DNA from Deltaproteobacteria bacterium. It encodes these proteins:
- a CDS encoding hydroxymethylglutaryl-CoA reductase, degradative, giving the protein MDKSRLPNFYKYSVSERLRLLYERQVLSEDSYHTLMDGVATLDVESADRMVENVVGVFGLPMGLGLNFVINDKPYIVPLVVEEPSIIAALSSAAKLVRGNGGFEAHSEKPLMMGQIQVVDITHPARARQILLQNKDKILNLANSLHPNMVARGGGAKDMEVIIHPSASARGDMVVAQLLVDTCDAMGANLVNTMCEGVATLVEEMTGGTVFLRILSNLTDRAMVSASCKIPVSLLEGKGYSGESVRDGIILANDFAAVDAYRAATHNKGIMNGIDPVAIATGNDWRAIESAAHAYAGRGNTYTCLTSWTKDDEGNLVGGIRLPLKVGTVGGSLQSNPGVKVAHEILGVESARELAELMAVVGLAQNFSALRALSTDGIQRGHMTLHARSVAMTAGATPDNFDKVVDKLVASGEIKIWKAKDIIRDIELGPGADLSGAFRIESELVPETRGAGYGKVILLGEHAVVYGSHAIAAPVKLNIQAQIKDYDDGVNLTIPRWGVEQRVMLNGKRENSLSASLDLILERLHLKEESMSIEVWPHVPRAMGLGASAALAVGVIRALDQRYKLNLSDTDVNGIAFDVEKLAHGGTPSGIDNTLATYRQFMLYKKGHPPVMKEIFSPKPIPIVIGLSGTESLTATMVTKVRNNWENNRFLYERIFAEIDGLTLEGVKAIESNNLTQLGELMNICQGLLNALGVSSWEIEELIQIARDNGALGAKLTGGGGGGSMVAICPDNAERVAAAMRKAGYRAMITEIGGSPEGGQS
- the mvaD gene encoding diphosphomevalonate decarboxylase codes for the protein MRAKAKAHANIALVKYWGKRQVKLNLPDVGSISLTLEGLTTETAVHFDMRLTHDRLILNGEERPEDSKRVSEFLATIREMAGLSCFATVTSTNNFPTGAGLASSASGFAALALAATRAAGMNLDDARLSSLSRQGSASAARSIFGGFVEMSRGKKTNGEDCNAYQLASREHWPLQVVVGITSKARKSVGSTEGMLSSAKTSPFYKSWVDTHPADLNSMRDAIAEKDFERLAEITESSTLKMHSVMMSTRPSLIFWNGVTVELMHVLTSLRKEGIGVCYTMDAGPQVKAICLPEHAARVEEAMRSVAGVEDILATGMGMGACHLEETS
- a CDS encoding LLM class flavin-dependent oxidoreductase, whose amino-acid sequence is MKYDIFFSISQTPVDGHTPTEDVMFRNFFDQVQVADELGFGVAWVAESHLSSQVQKETSKPVIPHWEGEVGLNVDIAQLAHQVFAKTKRIEVGSAIMNILCNGGPIAAAEKIACFTALHGLNPEEKRKLHVGFAAGRFDFMNRAYGVDARNPVEEAAWRSVKGKVFREAAEIFLRLLKGEVLSSDQMDAPTLTRADFRSDEDWQKVLDAHGEATESIALDRRWEFEKLKIIPQAFRRELLQLVIGSHDPALQEKVQEWAPVQVFNLSITSPEIIEKTHERLAKAYHQDGGAWDRGHMPRTVFVFINEQEGLSSDERREKAKEEAHSALGTYWTALEGTLDPAKVEKASHNALIGNAEDIAMQMVERFHPDDRLMLWFDFFNHDNERVMSNMRAFMEHVPAKVDALIKERQAG